Proteins encoded by one window of Salvia splendens isolate huo1 chromosome 14, SspV2, whole genome shotgun sequence:
- the LOC121764293 gene encoding protein FAR1-RELATED SEQUENCE 5-like: MDSIIRSHEDYFDSDSSSSGEESENSTVVYVPKCPDELKPKIGQSFMTLDRALDFYNNYARYVRFDTRKKGSKKEKEVTTWIYVVCSREGTQQRKSEQSELKRKRSSIKCYCNAKVSWKYIMGVGYVIQSFVEEHNHEMVEGRHKRFMNLNRNLDLVHQKFILDCANANIGPTLSFSLLKEVLGGLDYVGCTLLEVRNYRGLDYVGCTLLEVRNYRRDLRAYVEGADAQMLLNEMRKKKELCSAFTYEFEVNSKDRLTRLFWCDPTARRNYHLYGDIVSFDTTYSTNRYCMIFAPFTGKDNHGRPVTFDAGLLSKENANSFSWLFNQFVKCMGVAPKLIITDQDLGMKVAVEEVLVNTRHRWCMWHVMNKVADKLPKNMLGSEQLKKELNACVWSELIEPDAFEETWHAIMERYGLANNVWFSSMFASRKFWVPAFFRDFPMSSLIKTTTIS; the protein is encoded by the exons ATGGATTCAATCATCAGATCGCATGAAGATTATTTTGATTCTGATTCATCATCTTCAGGCGAGGAATCTGAGAATTCTACAG TGGTTTACGTACCAAAATGCCCCGATGAATTGAAACCAAAAATTGGGCAAAGTTTCATGACACTTGATCGTGCTTTGGACTTCTACAACAATTATGCTCGATATGTTAGATTTGACACCCGTAAAAAGGgatcaaaaaaggaaaaagaagtcACTACTTGGATTTACGTGGTGTGTAGCCGAGAAGGTACGCAACAAAGAAAGAGTGAACAATCTGAGTTGAAACGCAAGCGTTCTTCTATTAAGTGCTATtgcaatgctaaagtgtcttggAAGTATATTATGGGTGTTGGTTATGTTATACAAAGTTTCGTTGAAGAACATAATCACGAGATGGTCGAGGGACGCCATAAGCGTTTTATGAATTTGAACCGCAATTTGGATTTAGTCCATCAGAAATTCATCCTCGATTGTGCTAATGCAAACATTGGTCCAACTTTAAGTTTTAGTTTACTTAAAGAAGTGCTTGGTGGATTAGATTATGTAGGGTGTACACTTTTAGAAGTGCGCAACTATAGAGGATTAGATTATGTAGGGTGTACACTTTTAGAAGTGCGCAACTATAGACGTGACCTTAGAGCATACGTGGAAGGAGCTGATGCACAGATGTTATTGAATGAGATGCGAAAGAAGAAAGAGCTATGTAGTGCATTTACATATGAGTTTGAGGTCAACTCAAAGGATAGGCTGACACGATTGTTTTGGTGTGATCCTACTGCCAGAAGAAACTACCATTTGTATGGTGATATTGTGTCGTTTGATACGACATACTCAACCAATAG GTATTGTATGATATTTGCTCCTTTTACGGGCAAGGATAATCATGGTCGCCCTGTGACATTTGATGCTGGCCTTTTGTCCAAGGAAAATGCCAACTCCTTTTCATGGTTATTTAACCAATTTGTAAAGTGTATGGGTGTGGCTCCCAAACTCATTATAACGGACCAAGACTTAGGAATGAAAGTTGCTGTTGAGGAGGTCCTTGTCAATACAAGACACCGGTGGTGTATGTGGCACGTTATGAATAAAGTTGCTGACAAATTGCCAAAGAACATGCTTGGTAGTGAACAATTAAAGAAGGAGCTGAATGCATGTGTATGGTCAGAGTTGATAGAACCTGATGCATTTGAGGAAACTTGGCATGCTATAATGGAAAGATATGGGCTGGCCAATAATGTCTGGTTTTCATCAATGTTTGCATCCAGAAAATTTTGGGTTCCAGCCTTTTTCCGTGATTTTCCGATGAGTTCGTTGATAAAGACAACTACTATATCCTAA
- the LOC121764295 gene encoding protein FAR1-RELATED SEQUENCE 12-like, whose protein sequence is MNFNHALETQRSNSAKLEYYDSTKVPILRTGLEIEKHASTIYSGSAFNEIQEEIVYACFSLSCATLGVSTSRDIEVYDIKDKDSNSWTVTYSIGDDTYLCGCKKFERLGLLCSHIFCVLKYNFVKLIPEKLCGGRWLKSQFVKSIHGGFCDDQEVHLAVDKKKIAYKNLYALFIETTQSIEGNIDKINAFAAIIEEGKKQLLGEGVVLSSTQKSAMIENFYGSHVPTNIEVHPPDVVSTKGSGSRHKSKRESALKLAMKPGRKCGNCHEIGLHDSRNCKKVHEKGNQRQ, encoded by the coding sequence ATGAACTTTAATCATGCTCTGGAGACTCAAAGAAGTAATAGTGCAAAGCTTGAATACTATGATTCAACAAAAGTGCCTATTTTGCGAACAGGATTGGAAATCGAGAAACATGCATCGACGATATATAGTGGTAGTGCTTTTAATGAAATTCAAGAAGAGATAGTATATGCATGTTTCTCTTTGTCTTGTGCAACTCTAGGAGTGTCTACCAGTAGAGATATTGAAGTATATGACATAAAGGACAAGGATTCAAACTCATGGACAGTGACTTACTCCATTGGTGATGACACATATTTGTGTGGATGCAAAAAATTTGAAAGACTTGGTCTATTGTGCAgccatatattttgtgtgttgaaatataattttgttaaGCTGATACCCGAGAAGTTGTGTGGAGGAAGATGGTTGAAGTCACAGTTTGTGAAGTCAATACATGGAGGTttttgtgatgatcaagaagTACACCTTGCTGTGGACAAGAAGAAGATTGCATATAAAAACTTGTATGCATTATTCATTGAAACAACACAAAGCATTGAAGGGAACATTGATAAAATCAATGCATTCGCTGCAATTATTGAAGAAGGTAAGAAGCAGCTTCTTGGAGAAGGTGTTGTTTTGTCTTCCACACAGAAGAGCGCAATGATTGAGAACTTCTATGGCTCACATGTTCCGACCAATATTGAAGTTCATCCTCCTGATGTTGTTAGTACAAAGGGAAGTGGAAGTAGGCATAAATCGAAGAGGGAGTCAGCACTGAAGTTAGCAATGAAACCAGGCCGAAAGTGTGGAAACTGTCATGAGATTGGACTCCATGATTCTAGGAACTGCAAAAAGGTTCATGAGAAGGGAAACCAGAGGCAATGA
- the LOC121766062 gene encoding peroxidase 51-like has translation MRILRVILILLWGLGLCSAQLSQNFYAKVCPEVENIVKKAVSAKFSQTFVTVPATIRLFFHDCFVSGCDASVIVASTAGNTAEKDHPDNLSLAGDGFDTVIKAKAAVDAVSSCKNKVSCADILALATRDAIVLAGGPTYPVELGRLDGLSSTSASVEGNLPQPSFSLDQLNKMFASKGLSQTDMIALSAAHTVGFSHCSRFANRIYNFSRQNPVDPTLDPQYATQLQGMCPKNVDPRVAINMDPATPRIFDNAYFNNLVQGKGLFTSDQVLFTDSRSKNTVSTWASNPQSFNTAFIQAITKLGRLTAKNGNIRFDCGKFN, from the exons ATGCGGATATTGAGAGTAATTTTGATATTGTTATGGGGATTAGGTTTATGCTCAGCCCAACTGAGTCAGAACTTCTACGCCAAGGTGTGCCCTGAGGTGGAGAATATTGTGAAAAAAGCTGTCTCTGCTAAGTTCTCCCAAACATTCGTCACTGTACCGGCAACCATACGTCTCTTCTTCCATGATTGCTTCGTTTCG GGGTGTGATGCGTCGGTGATAGTGGCGTCGACGGCGGGGAATACGGCGGAGAAGGACCACCCCGATAACTTATCGCTGGCGGGGGACGGATTCGATACGGTGATCAAAGCGAAAGCTGCTGTGGACGCTGTGTCTAGCTGCAAGAACAAGGTTTCTTGCGCAGATATTCTTGCTCTCGCAACGCGTGACGCAATCGTCTTG GCTGGTGGGCCCACTTATCCAGTGGAATTGGGGAGGCTGGATGGGCTGAGTTCAACATCAGCAAGTGTGGAGGGCAATCTTCCTCAACCAAGCTTCAGTTTGGATCAGCTCAATAAAATGTTTGCTTCCAAGGGCCTTTCCCAAACCGACATGATTGCGCTCTCAG CTGCGCATACGGTAGGATTCTCACACTGCAGTAGATTCGCGAACCGGATATACAATTTTAGTCGACAGAACCCGGTCGACCCGACCCTAGACCCGCAATACGCGACCCAGCTTCAGGGGATGTGCCCGAAGAACGTGGACCCGAGAGTGGCCATCAACATGGACCCGGCCACTCCTCGGATCTTCGACAACGCCTACTTCAATAACCTTGTACAAGGCAAGGGCTTATTCACATCGGATCAGGTTCTGTTCACAGATTCAAGGTCCAAGAACACAGTTTCAACGTGGGCATCTAATCCCCAATCTTTCAACACTGCTTTCATCCAAGCCATCACCAAATTGGGCCGCCTCACCGCCAAAAATGGGAATATCCGATTTGATTGTGGAAAGTTTAATTGA